A window of the Mesorhizobium opportunistum WSM2075 genome harbors these coding sequences:
- a CDS encoding GMC family oxidoreductase, which yields MSVETTEFDYIVIGAGSAGCVLANRLSANPANRVCLVEAGGSDDRTRVRVPAGILSLYGNPKFDYGYRGVPQPLLDNRRIPVNRGKLLGGSSSINSMVYIRGAAQDYDEWAALGCAGWSYADILPVFKRLERNLLSQNPAYHGFEGELRVDDPRDPNIVSRLWVEAGGSVGLPENRDFNGDSQLGLGIYNVTQDKGERFSAYTAFVRPVLGRPNLQVMSGVEVLDLAADHGRVTGVNVIRHGATQRLVCRAELVLSAGAIGSPRILLASGIGPAEELKAAGIEPVANVPGVGKNLRDHIDGMITVRSNSTRTLGLSLANLPAMLAAPFQYFARRKGMLTTNYVEAGGFAKTKYAGSVPDVQFHFVPGYRSHRGRLVEYGHGYAVHACVLRPGSVGEITLERDGTRRNVLIDHRFFSDGQDALTLVEGIKLARSILASPVFGDIRGGEILPGPNVVTDDEILAYLRAEALTVYHPVGTAKMGNDAMAVVDPAGLKVHGFDNLRVADASIMPTLIGGNTNAPSMMVGEKAATAMLS from the coding sequence ATGAGCGTCGAGACCACGGAATTTGACTACATCGTCATTGGCGCGGGCTCGGCCGGTTGCGTGTTGGCCAACAGGCTGAGCGCGAACCCGGCAAACCGCGTCTGCCTGGTCGAGGCTGGCGGCAGCGACGACCGCACACGGGTGCGCGTGCCGGCCGGCATTCTCTCGCTCTATGGCAATCCGAAATTCGACTATGGCTACAGGGGCGTGCCGCAGCCGCTGCTCGACAACCGCCGCATACCGGTCAACCGCGGCAAGCTTCTTGGTGGATCGAGTTCGATCAACTCGATGGTCTACATTCGCGGCGCCGCGCAGGACTACGATGAGTGGGCAGCCCTTGGCTGCGCGGGGTGGTCCTATGCCGACATACTGCCGGTCTTCAAGAGACTGGAGCGGAACCTTCTGTCGCAAAACCCGGCCTATCACGGCTTCGAGGGCGAACTGCGGGTCGACGATCCGCGCGATCCCAACATCGTCTCCAGGCTGTGGGTAGAGGCGGGCGGAAGCGTGGGTCTGCCTGAAAATCGCGACTTCAACGGCGACAGCCAGCTCGGCCTCGGCATCTACAATGTCACCCAGGACAAAGGTGAGCGCTTCTCGGCCTACACCGCCTTCGTCCGGCCGGTTCTCGGCCGCCCCAACCTCCAGGTCATGTCGGGCGTCGAGGTGCTTGATCTTGCGGCTGATCACGGGCGCGTCACCGGCGTCAATGTGATCAGGCATGGAGCAACTCAACGGCTGGTGTGCCGCGCCGAGTTGGTCTTGAGCGCCGGCGCGATCGGATCGCCGCGCATCCTGCTTGCTTCCGGCATCGGCCCGGCCGAGGAGCTGAAGGCGGCGGGGATAGAGCCGGTCGCAAACGTGCCCGGCGTCGGCAAGAACCTGCGCGATCATATCGACGGCATGATCACCGTGCGGTCGAACAGCACCAGGACACTCGGCCTGTCGCTCGCCAACCTGCCGGCGATGCTGGCGGCGCCTTTTCAGTATTTCGCCCGGCGCAAGGGCATGCTGACGACCAACTATGTCGAGGCCGGTGGCTTCGCGAAGACGAAATACGCCGGCAGCGTTCCGGACGTCCAATTCCATTTTGTCCCCGGCTACCGCAGCCATCGCGGCCGGCTCGTCGAATATGGCCACGGCTATGCGGTGCACGCATGCGTGCTAAGACCCGGAAGCGTCGGCGAAATCACGCTGGAGCGCGACGGAACCCGCCGCAACGTGCTGATAGATCATCGCTTCTTCAGCGACGGGCAAGATGCTCTGACCCTTGTCGAAGGCATCAAGCTGGCGCGCTCGATCCTGGCTTCGCCGGTCTTCGGCGATATTCGAGGAGGGGAAATCCTGCCGGGACCGAATGTCGTCACCGACGATGAGATCCTCGCCTATCTGCGTGCCGAGGCGCTGACCGTCTATCATCCCGTCGGCACGGCAAAGATGGGCAACGACGCCATGGCGGTGGTCGATCCCGCCGGCCTCAAGGTGCACGGCTTCGACAACCTGCGGGTGGCCGATGCCTCGATCATGCCAACGCTGATCGGCGGCAACACCAATGCGCCGTCCATGATGGTCGGCGAAAAAGCTGCAACGGCGATGTTGTCGTAG
- a CDS encoding ABC transporter ATP-binding protein, whose protein sequence is METLALATKPKSSDIGIDNVALRYGTGDNAVLALDGISFHVVPNEFCVIVGPSGCGKSSLLYLVAGLEERTGGMISVGGKPVTEPGPDRGMVFQAYTLFPWLTVAQNVEYGPKRKGMPAAERRAIVEHFLHEVGLAKFANHYPSQLSGGMKQRVAIARALANDPQVLLMDEPFGALDSQTRHSMQKLLLRIWDHSKKTVLFVTHDIDEAILLADRVLVMSGRPGQIKKEIRVGLPRPRSMDLVMEPNFIAMKREILELLKNDEEDEH, encoded by the coding sequence ATGGAAACCCTTGCTCTCGCGACGAAACCAAAGAGCTCCGACATCGGCATAGACAATGTGGCCTTGCGCTACGGCACGGGCGACAACGCCGTGCTGGCGCTGGACGGCATCTCGTTCCATGTCGTGCCCAATGAGTTCTGCGTGATCGTCGGCCCATCCGGCTGCGGCAAGTCGAGCCTGCTCTATCTTGTCGCCGGCCTCGAGGAACGCACCGGCGGCATGATCTCCGTCGGCGGCAAGCCGGTCACCGAGCCGGGCCCGGATCGCGGCATGGTGTTTCAGGCCTATACGCTGTTCCCCTGGCTCACCGTGGCGCAGAACGTCGAATACGGCCCGAAGCGCAAGGGCATGCCGGCGGCCGAACGCAGGGCCATCGTCGAGCATTTTCTCCATGAAGTCGGCCTGGCGAAATTCGCCAATCATTATCCCTCGCAGCTCTCGGGCGGCATGAAGCAGCGCGTGGCGATTGCGCGCGCGCTCGCCAACGATCCGCAAGTGCTGCTGATGGACGAACCCTTCGGCGCGCTCGACAGCCAGACCCGCCACTCGATGCAGAAGCTTTTGCTGAGGATCTGGGATCATTCCAAGAAGACGGTCCTGTTCGTCACCCACGATATAGACGAGGCGATCCTGCTGGCGGACCGCGTGCTTGTCATGTCAGGCCGGCCCGGCCAGATCAAGAAGGAGATCCGCGTCGGCCTCCCGCGCCCACGCAGCATGGATCTGGTCATGGAACCGAACTTCATCGCCATGAAACGGGAAATCCTCGAGCTCCTGAAGAACGACGAAGAGGACGAGCACTAA
- a CDS encoding ABC transporter permease translates to MSRPLSITLSVLVWIAVIGGWFALTYSGAVKEMFLPRPESVLSTTISMALDGSLWEHVLASVQVVLIGFVISSIVAVPLGLTMGTYRIVQAALDPLVNFIRYLPVTSFVPLFILWIGIGIEQRVAVIIFGIFFQQLVMIADSARGVQRDLVNAAYTLGTKRGDTVFHIVFPATLPNVLDVLRVTMGWAWTYLVVAELVAARSGLGYISLKAMRGFQVDVIFMAIAMIGILGLCTDQLFRGIRRIFAPWAN, encoded by the coding sequence GTGTCGCGTCCTCTCTCCATCACGCTCAGCGTTTTGGTCTGGATCGCGGTCATCGGCGGCTGGTTCGCTTTGACCTATTCCGGGGCGGTCAAGGAAATGTTCCTGCCTCGCCCCGAATCCGTCTTGTCCACCACCATCAGTATGGCGCTTGACGGATCCTTGTGGGAGCACGTCCTGGCCAGTGTCCAGGTGGTGCTGATCGGTTTCGTCATTTCTAGCATCGTGGCGGTGCCGCTTGGGTTGACGATGGGCACCTATCGCATCGTCCAGGCCGCGCTCGATCCGCTCGTCAACTTCATCCGCTACCTGCCGGTGACGTCCTTCGTGCCGCTTTTCATCCTGTGGATCGGGATCGGCATCGAGCAGCGCGTTGCCGTCATCATCTTCGGTATCTTCTTCCAGCAATTGGTGATGATCGCCGACAGTGCCCGCGGCGTTCAGCGCGACCTCGTCAATGCAGCCTATACGCTCGGCACGAAACGCGGTGACACGGTCTTCCACATCGTCTTTCCGGCCACGCTTCCGAACGTGCTCGACGTGCTGCGCGTCACCATGGGCTGGGCCTGGACCTATCTCGTCGTGGCCGAGCTCGTCGCCGCGCGCAGCGGACTTGGCTACATCTCGCTCAAGGCAATGCGCGGCTTCCAGGTCGACGTCATCTTCATGGCCATCGCCATGATCGGCATCCTTGGTCTTTGCACCGATCAATTGTTCCGGGGCATTCGCCGCATCTTCGCTCCGTGGGCCAATTGA
- a CDS encoding ABC transporter substrate-binding protein, protein MTTMISKFRRAALAAGIALSALSVSLHAEAGSLKLGMTTWVGYGPLFLARDMGYFKEGGLDVSLEIIEEASLYMAAVAAGELDGSASTIDEIMKYRSKDVCFKSVYALDDSHGGDGVLAPSEVKSVADLKGMEVGLNEGSVSQFWFNILLKQAGLTQADVKVTNMTADDAAAAFMADRIPVAVTWEPHLTLAKKANKGQVLIDSSKTPGVIVDVVALNCDYITKNPADVEALVKGLYKANEFIKENPAKAYEVMAKGVGGWLKDPKDFASSAAGVNFYGKARNAEFFAGGESSEAGKLIKLGGDVWGGFGKLKMDIKYDDLVDPSFLAK, encoded by the coding sequence ATGACGACAATGATCTCGAAGTTTCGCCGTGCCGCGCTTGCGGCCGGCATTGCCCTGAGCGCCCTCTCGGTGAGCCTCCACGCCGAAGCCGGCAGCTTGAAACTGGGCATGACGACCTGGGTCGGATACGGCCCGCTCTTCCTTGCGCGTGACATGGGCTACTTCAAGGAGGGGGGCCTCGATGTCTCGCTCGAAATCATAGAGGAAGCATCGCTGTACATGGCGGCCGTCGCCGCCGGCGAACTCGACGGCAGCGCCTCGACCATAGACGAAATCATGAAGTACCGTTCGAAGGATGTCTGCTTCAAATCGGTCTATGCCCTGGATGACAGCCATGGCGGCGATGGCGTCCTGGCACCCAGCGAGGTCAAGAGCGTCGCCGATCTCAAGGGCATGGAAGTCGGGCTGAACGAAGGTTCGGTATCGCAGTTCTGGTTCAACATCCTGCTCAAGCAAGCCGGTCTCACCCAGGCCGATGTGAAGGTCACCAACATGACGGCGGACGATGCCGCCGCCGCCTTCATGGCCGATCGCATTCCCGTTGCCGTCACCTGGGAACCGCATCTGACGCTGGCCAAGAAGGCAAACAAAGGACAGGTCCTGATCGACTCATCGAAGACGCCGGGCGTGATCGTCGATGTGGTGGCGCTGAACTGCGACTACATCACGAAGAATCCTGCGGACGTCGAGGCGCTGGTGAAGGGTCTCTACAAGGCAAACGAGTTCATCAAGGAAAATCCTGCGAAGGCTTATGAGGTGATGGCCAAGGGCGTCGGCGGTTGGTTGAAGGATCCGAAGGACTTTGCCTCCTCCGCCGCGGGGGTGAACTTCTACGGCAAGGCGCGCAATGCCGAGTTCTTCGCCGGCGGCGAGAGCAGTGAAGCCGGCAAGCTGATCAAGCTCGGTGGCGATGTGTGGGGCGGCTTCGGCAAACTCAAGATGGACATCAAATACGACGACCTCGTCGATCCGTCCTTCCTTGCAAAATGA